A window of Longibacter salinarum contains these coding sequences:
- a CDS encoding response regulator transcription factor, whose product MANSTNNRASDHIRVFIVDDHPAIREAVADTIDGTMDLEICGQASSSDEAFRMIEELEPDVAIVDISLNDAHGLDLVQNVRAQYPDVKMIVFSMYDENVYAERAIRAGASGYLMKSEPTKSVIEAIRSVHRGEVYLSRKMASRILNKVAMGRNSEPSFAIDELTDREMAVFQMLGQGYSVQDIQDRLSLSRKTIETYRRRAKEKLGFDTVSELLQYAVQWTYGQGTHGRDADVPTPKPPASTS is encoded by the coding sequence ATGGCCAACTCTACGAACAACCGCGCGAGCGACCACATCCGTGTCTTCATCGTCGACGATCATCCTGCGATTCGCGAGGCGGTCGCTGATACGATCGACGGCACTATGGACCTTGAAATCTGTGGACAGGCAAGCTCTTCTGATGAAGCCTTCCGCATGATCGAGGAACTCGAGCCGGATGTCGCGATCGTCGATATTTCTCTCAACGATGCACACGGGCTCGACCTCGTTCAAAATGTCCGGGCACAGTACCCGGATGTGAAGATGATCGTATTCTCCATGTACGATGAAAACGTGTATGCTGAGCGGGCGATTCGTGCTGGAGCGTCGGGCTACCTCATGAAGAGTGAGCCGACCAAAAGCGTCATTGAAGCCATCCGAAGTGTCCACCGCGGGGAGGTATACCTCAGCCGGAAGATGGCGTCTCGGATTCTGAACAAAGTTGCAATGGGACGTAACTCCGAGCCGAGCTTTGCGATTGACGAGCTTACCGATCGGGAGATGGCCGTTTTTCAGATGCTTGGACAGGGATACAGTGTCCAGGACATTCAGGATCGGCTCAGTCTGAGCCGTAAGACGATCGAAACGTATCGCCGCCGAGCGAAAGAGAAACTCGGGTTCGATACCGTATCCGAACTGCTGCAGTACGCCGTCCAATGGACGTACGGGCAGGGTACTCATGGTCGTGATGCGGATGTGCCGACGCCCAAGCCCCCCGCTTCCACCTCATAG
- a CDS encoding response regulator transcription factor: MNETSEAQSSRIRRDSSHNTSSDRTRVFVIDDHPAIREALATTINSKVDMRLVGESGSATQALRQMERNAPDVVIVDISLDDAHGLDLVEEIRDRFPSVRIIVFSMYDESVYAERAIRAGASGYIMKSEPTQNVVNAVKAVSEGDVYLSRRMSSRILSKVIRQQDYQLGSATEKLTDREMTVFQKLGEGYSVREIAAQLDLSRKTIETYRRRAKEKLGFETVAELLQYAVQWAYGREEEGSANGQ, translated from the coding sequence ATGAACGAAACATCTGAGGCACAGTCCTCGCGCATTCGGCGGGATTCTTCGCACAACACATCCTCCGACCGAACACGCGTGTTTGTCATCGACGATCATCCTGCAATTCGCGAGGCGCTTGCGACGACGATCAATAGCAAGGTCGATATGCGTCTCGTGGGGGAGAGCGGGTCAGCGACGCAAGCACTGCGACAAATGGAGCGCAACGCCCCCGATGTCGTGATCGTCGACATTTCGCTGGACGACGCGCACGGGCTCGACCTCGTAGAGGAGATCCGCGATCGGTTTCCATCGGTTCGGATCATCGTCTTCTCGATGTATGATGAAAGCGTCTACGCCGAGCGAGCGATACGGGCCGGCGCGTCTGGGTATATCATGAAAAGCGAGCCGACGCAAAACGTCGTCAATGCAGTGAAAGCCGTGAGCGAAGGGGATGTATACCTGAGTCGTCGCATGTCGTCTCGCATCCTGAGCAAGGTGATCCGGCAGCAGGACTATCAGCTTGGTTCGGCGACAGAGAAGCTGACGGATCGGGAGATGACCGTTTTTCAAAAGCTTGGGGAAGGCTACAGTGTCCGCGAAATTGCCGCCCAGCTCGATCTGAGTCGAAAAACGATAGAGACGTACCGTCGCCGTGCAAAAGAAAAGCTTGGCTTCGAGACGGTCGCCGAGCTCCTTCAATACGCTGTTCAATGGGCGTATGGTCGAGAAGAGGAGGGTTCTGCGAATGGGCAGTAA
- a CDS encoding glycosyltransferase family 4 protein, whose amino-acid sequence MQGDGGPDASTVLRPGHVGLVHDWLPVYAGAERVLEQIIRAYPSSDLYSLIDFIPDDQRDFLQGKSVETSFIQRLPFSKSKYRYYLPLAPMAIEQFDLTDYDVVVSSSYAVAKGILTKADQLHVSYVHSPIRYAWDLHHDYLRESGLTSGIRSMCARAILHYIRLYDAIAANRVDVFLANSQHVARRIWKTYRRKAQVIYPPVDVDRFQLQAKKEDFYLTMSRLVPYKRIDLIVEAFTAMPDKELVVIGDGPEMKKIEKLAGPNVTLLGYQPDEAVEYYMQNARAFVFAAEEDFGIVPVEAQACGTPVIAYGRGGALETIVPGQTGIFFQEQDVAHLKNAIDDFEAVEDRLDPETIRANAERFSPQVFRDAFTRAVNRAYAEFIDDHFVSNDHAMRTVAPEVVGS is encoded by the coding sequence ATGCAAGGAGACGGTGGTCCCGATGCGTCCACCGTGCTGCGGCCGGGACACGTTGGTTTAGTGCATGACTGGCTGCCGGTGTATGCGGGTGCCGAGCGTGTTTTAGAACAAATCATTCGTGCGTACCCCTCCTCAGATCTGTACAGTCTCATCGACTTTATCCCTGATGATCAACGTGACTTTTTGCAGGGGAAATCGGTTGAGACATCGTTCATTCAGCGCCTACCATTCTCCAAGTCAAAGTACCGCTACTACCTGCCGCTGGCACCGATGGCGATCGAGCAGTTCGACCTCACGGACTACGACGTCGTGGTCTCGTCTAGCTACGCTGTGGCAAAGGGGATCCTCACGAAGGCCGATCAGCTCCACGTCAGTTACGTGCACAGTCCGATCCGGTATGCCTGGGACCTCCACCATGATTACCTCCGCGAAAGTGGACTGACAAGCGGCATTCGCAGCATGTGTGCCCGTGCGATCCTTCACTACATTCGCCTCTACGACGCCATCGCGGCCAATCGTGTGGACGTCTTCCTCGCAAACTCCCAGCATGTAGCGCGCCGAATATGGAAGACGTATCGGCGCAAGGCGCAGGTCATCTACCCTCCGGTAGACGTTGATCGGTTCCAGCTTCAGGCGAAAAAGGAGGATTTCTACCTCACGATGTCCCGTCTCGTGCCATACAAGCGCATCGATCTGATCGTCGAGGCCTTTACGGCCATGCCAGACAAGGAGCTCGTCGTCATTGGAGATGGTCCGGAGATGAAGAAGATCGAGAAGCTCGCCGGGCCCAACGTGACGCTTCTGGGTTATCAGCCAGATGAGGCGGTGGAGTACTACATGCAAAACGCCCGGGCCTTCGTCTTTGCCGCAGAAGAGGATTTCGGCATTGTACCCGTCGAAGCACAGGCCTGTGGAACACCTGTCATCGCGTACGGGCGGGGCGGTGCGCTGGAAACGATCGTGCCGGGACAAACGGGCATTTTCTTTCAGGAGCAAGACGTAGCTCATTTAAAAAACGCTATTGACGATTTTGAGGCGGTTGAAGATCGTCTTGATCCGGAAACCATCCGTGCAAATGCCGAGCGATTTTCGCCGCAGGTATTCCGCGACGCCTTCACGCGAGCAGTAAATCGAGCCTATGCCGAGTTCATCGACGATCACTTCGTGTCCAACGACCACGCAATGCGTACCGTGGCGCCGGAAGTCGTCGGATCGTGA
- the wbaP gene encoding undecaprenyl-phosphate galactose phosphotransferase WbaP, producing the protein MAATLQHDSMIGPPAPELTIVSRADVASASTQSLEAVHARRARWMTLLALAVTDFVAFGSVLGILDLAAYAVAPAYASTVWSAAALLPVILIAFVFLGLYHHTRMHPADEMRMASQVTVTIGLTAAIAVYVGGGNSIVAMTMVAAALLGAVVVPLCRGFFRVICARAEWWGQPAVVIGEKEEALTVTDTLKRWPEIGLRPVALLTDRPVDTPIWSGPSGTALHVAANHDIPYAIVVEPNLDAEEHDHLVARYSKFFDNVLVVPDVKKGAAALWRTGRSHQGLVGYGVSHYELQVGARFAKRIIDMIGALLLTIVSFPLLLTIAVLIKIDSPGGVFYSQNRMGRQGRCFSVLKFRTMHVDADAILADLLDKDPTLRAEYEQFHKLQEDPRVTRIGRVLRRYSLDELPQLFNVIAGDMSLVGPRAYMPRELPKMKNLARIVLQTPPGITGLWQVSGRNALSFERRVDLDVHYFKNWSPWLDLYLLIRTVPVVLSGEGAS; encoded by the coding sequence GTGGCTGCGACTCTTCAGCATGATTCGATGATCGGGCCTCCTGCGCCCGAGTTGACGATTGTCTCTCGTGCAGACGTCGCTTCGGCGTCCACACAGTCGTTAGAAGCCGTACATGCACGACGTGCACGCTGGATGACGCTCCTGGCTCTTGCTGTGACCGATTTCGTCGCGTTTGGGTCGGTTCTTGGGATCCTCGATCTGGCGGCCTATGCCGTTGCCCCTGCGTACGCGAGCACGGTCTGGTCGGCGGCGGCTCTACTTCCTGTCATCCTCATTGCGTTCGTCTTTCTCGGGCTGTATCACCACACCCGAATGCATCCAGCAGATGAGATGCGGATGGCGAGTCAGGTGACGGTGACCATCGGCTTGACAGCGGCCATCGCTGTGTACGTGGGCGGCGGCAACTCCATCGTGGCGATGACTATGGTGGCAGCTGCTCTGCTTGGGGCAGTTGTGGTCCCGCTTTGCCGGGGATTCTTCCGAGTCATTTGTGCACGGGCAGAGTGGTGGGGACAACCTGCCGTGGTCATCGGCGAGAAGGAGGAAGCATTGACGGTGACCGATACGCTGAAACGATGGCCGGAAATTGGGCTGCGTCCCGTTGCGCTTCTCACCGATCGACCTGTTGATACACCGATCTGGTCTGGCCCGAGCGGGACGGCCCTACATGTGGCCGCGAATCACGATATACCGTACGCGATTGTCGTCGAACCGAATCTCGACGCCGAAGAGCACGACCATCTTGTCGCACGCTACAGCAAGTTCTTCGACAACGTGCTCGTCGTCCCCGACGTGAAGAAGGGAGCCGCCGCGCTGTGGCGAACCGGACGCTCGCATCAGGGCCTTGTCGGGTACGGCGTGAGTCACTACGAATTGCAGGTCGGTGCGCGGTTCGCCAAGCGCATCATCGACATGATCGGTGCCCTGCTACTCACGATTGTATCGTTTCCCCTGCTTTTGACGATCGCCGTTCTGATCAAGATCGACTCCCCCGGGGGCGTGTTCTACAGCCAGAACCGGATGGGACGCCAGGGCCGATGTTTCTCCGTGTTGAAATTTCGGACGATGCATGTGGATGCAGACGCCATCCTGGCCGACTTGCTCGATAAGGACCCCACGCTACGGGCCGAGTACGAGCAGTTTCACAAACTGCAGGAAGACCCGCGGGTGACCCGGATTGGGCGCGTGTTGCGTCGATACAGTCTGGACGAGCTCCCGCAGCTTTTCAACGTGATCGCAGGAGATATGAGTCTCGTGGGGCCTCGCGCGTACATGCCGAGAGAACTTCCCAAGATGAAAAATCTCGCTCGCATCGTTCTTCAGACCCCACCGGGAATCACTGGGCTGTGGCAGGTTTCAGGTCGAAACGCTCTGAGCTTCGAGCGGCGCGTGGATTTGGATGTGCACTACTTCAAGAACTGGTCGCCATGGCTTGACCTCTACCTGCTCATTCGCACCGTGCCCGTGGTCCTTTCGGGCGAGGGCGCATCTTGA